The proteins below are encoded in one region of Halodesulfovibrio sp. MK-HDV:
- the moaC gene encoding cyclic pyranopterin monophosphate synthase MoaC: MDEKSFSHMDSDGSITMVDVGDKDDTRRTAIVRTVVEVSSATLDLLLREALPKGDVLTTAKVAGIQAAKRTWELIPLCHPLFLSYVDVRFEIDEAHHAIKIEAEARTTSQTGVEMEALMAAQTAAMTIYDMCKAVQKDIIIRDCRLVYKAGGKSGVFQAD, from the coding sequence ATGGACGAGAAGAGTTTTTCCCACATGGACTCAGACGGTTCCATCACTATGGTGGATGTTGGCGATAAAGACGACACCCGCCGGACCGCAATTGTCCGGACTGTGGTTGAAGTCTCTTCTGCGACCCTTGATTTACTTCTCCGTGAGGCGTTGCCAAAAGGCGACGTGCTTACAACTGCTAAGGTAGCTGGTATTCAGGCTGCCAAACGCACTTGGGAACTTATCCCTTTGTGTCACCCGCTTTTTTTGAGCTATGTTGACGTACGTTTCGAAATCGATGAAGCACACCATGCTATCAAAATTGAAGCTGAAGCCCGCACTACGTCTCAGACTGGTGTAGAGATGGAAGCTCTTATGGCTGCTCAGACTGCTGCCATGACAATTTATGACATGTGTAAAGCTGTGCAAAAAGATATTATCATCCGCGATTGCCGTCTTGTTTACAAGGCCGGAGGCAAGAGTGGTGTGTTTCAGGCCGATTAA
- a CDS encoding adenylosuccinate synthase: MSNVIVMGAQWGDEGKGKIVDLLTRDIDVIVRFQGGNNAGHTVIVGDKEYILHLIPSGILHEGKKCLIGNGVVLDPGVFWKEIEGLRAKGLDVSPERLKISKKTHLIMPYHCALDGAREDHKSEDDKIGTTGRGIGPCYEDKAARIGIRAGDLADHALLRTKIEAALIEKNALFTALYGREAVSVDAVFEEVVAAGNSLVPYLADVTGEIWEAFDSGKNVMFEGAQGIHLDIDHGTYPFVTSSNTVAGNASAGAGIPATRLDRIIAIVKAYTTRVGAGPFPTELFDEDGKFLQEKGHEFGATTGRRRRCGWLDLVVLGETARLNGPTDIALTKLDVLSGMKEIKICTAYDYKGERVTVIPQEQGALGECTPVYESVPGWDEDITKATKWEDLPDNCQKYIERLEELTGVRVSIISVGPERDQTIMR, encoded by the coding sequence ATGTCAAACGTAATCGTGATGGGCGCTCAGTGGGGAGACGAAGGCAAAGGTAAAATTGTTGACCTCCTTACCCGCGACATCGACGTAATCGTCCGCTTTCAGGGCGGAAATAACGCCGGTCATACTGTTATCGTAGGTGATAAGGAATACATCCTTCATCTCATCCCTTCAGGCATCCTGCACGAAGGCAAGAAGTGTCTCATTGGCAACGGTGTAGTACTCGACCCAGGCGTGTTTTGGAAAGAGATTGAAGGGCTTCGTGCTAAAGGACTTGATGTAAGTCCCGAACGCCTGAAAATCAGTAAAAAAACTCACCTCATCATGCCGTACCATTGTGCGCTTGATGGTGCTCGTGAAGATCATAAATCAGAAGATGACAAGATCGGTACAACCGGTCGTGGCATCGGTCCATGCTATGAAGATAAAGCAGCCCGTATCGGCATCCGTGCCGGCGATCTTGCTGATCATGCATTGCTCCGCACTAAAATCGAAGCAGCATTGATTGAGAAGAACGCACTGTTCACTGCCCTTTACGGCCGTGAAGCTGTTTCCGTTGACGCAGTATTCGAAGAAGTTGTGGCAGCAGGCAATAGTCTCGTGCCATACCTCGCCGATGTTACTGGTGAAATCTGGGAAGCATTCGACTCTGGTAAGAACGTGATGTTCGAAGGTGCTCAGGGTATCCACCTTGACATCGATCACGGCACTTACCCGTTCGTAACCTCTTCCAATACTGTTGCAGGTAACGCATCAGCAGGTGCTGGTATTCCAGCTACCCGTCTTGATCGCATTATTGCAATCGTTAAAGCGTACACTACACGCGTAGGTGCAGGTCCGTTCCCGACTGAACTCTTTGATGAAGACGGAAAATTCCTGCAGGAAAAAGGCCACGAATTCGGTGCAACAACCGGTCGTCGTCGTCGCTGTGGTTGGCTTGATCTCGTAGTTCTCGGTGAGACCGCCCGTCTTAATGGTCCTACCGATATTGCACTCACTAAGCTTGATGTACTCAGCGGTATGAAAGAGATTAAAATCTGTACCGCATACGATTACAAAGGCGAACGTGTTACTGTTATTCCTCAGGAGCAGGGCGCTCTTGGTGAATGCACACCAGTGTACGAATCTGTACCGGGTTGGGATGAAGACATCACTAAGGCAACTAAGTGGGAAGATCTTCCTGACAATTGTCAGAAGTACATTGAACGCCTTGAAGAACTTACAGGTGTGCGCGTAAGCATCATCTCTGTTGGTCCTGAACGCGATCAGACAATCATGCGCTAA
- a CDS encoding acyl-CoA thioesterase produces MKGRSVASSETFMTHRALPGDTNAAGNVHGGVILKHIDLAGAVCAMRHARGCSVVTASIDRMEFKAPVHVGELMMLKSSLNFVGSKSMEVGVRVESEDLFTGKIRHVASAYLTFVALNADKKATTIPPLVVESHTQERRLQEARLRRAARQAERQREKQTQEEMEQSSVYSPEELY; encoded by the coding sequence ATGAAAGGACGAAGCGTAGCCAGCAGTGAAACATTTATGACACACCGCGCACTACCGGGTGACACTAATGCCGCGGGCAATGTTCATGGCGGTGTAATCCTTAAGCATATTGATTTGGCGGGTGCTGTATGCGCCATGCGCCATGCCAGAGGATGCTCTGTAGTTACAGCTTCGATTGATCGTATGGAATTTAAGGCGCCCGTCCACGTTGGTGAGCTGATGATGCTCAAATCCAGCCTTAACTTTGTAGGCTCAAAGTCTATGGAGGTTGGCGTGCGTGTCGAGTCTGAAGACCTGTTTACTGGAAAAATCAGGCACGTGGCTTCTGCGTATCTTACATTTGTTGCCCTGAATGCAGACAAAAAGGCTACTACCATTCCGCCGCTTGTGGTTGAGTCACACACACAAGAACGAAGGCTACAAGAAGCACGATTACGCCGCGCAGCCCGACAAGCCGAACGCCAGCGTGAAAAGCAAACTCAGGAAGAAATGGAACAAAGCTCCGTTTACAGCCCTGAAGAGCTATACTAA
- the rpoZ gene encoding DNA-directed RNA polymerase subunit omega, which yields MARITVEDCQERVDNRFLLVQMAIKRVHQFREGYEPLVDSKNKEVVTALREIAAGKVLATGIDMKIGYEQDDAE from the coding sequence ATGGCCCGCATTACAGTAGAAGACTGTCAGGAACGTGTAGATAACCGTTTTCTTCTTGTTCAGATGGCAATTAAACGTGTCCATCAGTTCCGTGAAGGCTACGAGCCTCTCGTTGATAGCAAGAACAAAGAAGTTGTAACTGCTCTTCGTGAAATCGCTGCAGGTAAAGTGCTTGCAACCGGTATTGATATGAAGATTGGTTACGAACAGGACGACGCTGAATAG
- a CDS encoding ATP-binding protein → MAKEKLSYVQKQCIGNAGKLMQQTEMIHPGARIGVAMSGGMDSWVLMRTLLYRQKIVPFTFEMMALHVNPGFDNASHAPLAPWLVEHGIPYHIETTTDGPDAHSEINRNNSPCFYCAMKRRTRLFELCKQYNLTHLAFGHNADDLVGTFLMNLYEAGNVRGMSIKEDFFGGDLTIIRPLLMVQKDVIRKCVKQWELPLWDNPCPSAFDSRRKDVMDDFWELAGKYKNLKQNVFNGLTRWQLGLTLDSKEK, encoded by the coding sequence ATGGCAAAAGAAAAATTAAGCTACGTTCAAAAACAATGCATAGGCAACGCGGGCAAGCTTATGCAGCAAACAGAAATGATTCACCCCGGCGCACGCATTGGCGTCGCCATGTCCGGCGGCATGGATAGCTGGGTGCTGATGAGAACACTCCTCTATCGCCAGAAGATTGTTCCGTTCACATTCGAAATGATGGCACTGCACGTTAACCCGGGCTTTGACAACGCAAGCCACGCACCGCTTGCTCCATGGCTTGTCGAACACGGCATCCCGTACCACATTGAGACCACCACCGACGGGCCGGATGCACATTCCGAGATAAACCGTAACAACTCTCCGTGCTTTTACTGCGCCATGAAGCGCCGCACACGCCTGTTTGAACTGTGCAAACAGTACAATCTTACCCACCTTGCCTTCGGCCACAACGCCGACGACCTTGTCGGAACATTCCTGATGAACTTATACGAAGCAGGCAATGTTCGCGGTATGTCGATAAAAGAAGATTTCTTTGGCGGCGATCTTACTATTATACGTCCTTTATTGATGGTTCAAAAAGACGTCATTCGAAAGTGCGTCAAGCAATGGGAACTGCCATTGTGGGACAATCCGTGCCCTTCAGCATTTGATTCACGCCGAAAAGACGTAATGGACGACTTCTGGGAACTTGCAGGCAAGTATAAGAACCTGAAGCAAAACGTATTTAACGGCCTAACCAGATGGCAACTTGGCTTGACACTAGACTCTAAAGAGAAGTAA
- a CDS encoding DNA polymerase III subunit delta' produces the protein MGTSKDQATQSALEPHDIIAPSLDARHARVRGFIEQLAEDPPQVILFEGGTTDEREAVALYWAARINCVNSPAPCMECSACRQMITKSSRDLFFFDGRAGSIGYDGEPNNTGTIKIEWIRELRSTLGEPPRAEKKRVVVLFEAQSLSIAAANALLKSLEEPRPNTSFLLLAPQRERLLPTLVSRSWVVTLAWPIGEAPSALSDEVHEWAGVLANFMVEGTGLMAKTGTRGALDATLAMHLLVHCQHELANAITGRKSGELARLFAQIDMGRQRKLDEVFSECQDSLNALVSPPLVIDWLGTKLYLLAKFSAKSSGRPIR, from the coding sequence TTGGGTACGTCAAAAGACCAAGCAACCCAGTCCGCTCTGGAGCCTCATGATATTATAGCCCCGTCTCTGGATGCTCGTCATGCCAGAGTGCGGGGCTTTATTGAGCAGCTCGCAGAAGACCCGCCACAAGTTATCCTGTTCGAAGGTGGAACCACCGATGAACGCGAAGCCGTGGCGCTCTATTGGGCTGCGCGCATAAATTGCGTCAACTCCCCCGCGCCCTGCATGGAATGTAGTGCATGCAGGCAGATGATTACCAAATCATCGCGCGATCTATTTTTCTTCGACGGACGCGCAGGCTCCATCGGTTATGACGGTGAACCCAACAATACGGGCACTATCAAAATCGAATGGATTCGCGAACTCCGTTCCACTCTAGGCGAACCGCCTCGAGCCGAAAAGAAACGCGTAGTCGTTCTCTTTGAAGCACAATCGTTGAGTATTGCAGCAGCAAACGCGCTCCTGAAATCTCTCGAGGAGCCACGCCCGAATACAAGTTTTCTTCTTCTCGCTCCACAACGAGAGCGTCTGCTCCCGACTCTTGTTTCAAGAAGTTGGGTAGTAACTCTTGCGTGGCCTATAGGTGAAGCGCCATCAGCCCTTTCTGACGAAGTTCACGAATGGGCAGGTGTTCTCGCCAATTTCATGGTCGAAGGCACAGGTCTTATGGCCAAGACAGGCACACGTGGAGCGTTGGATGCTACGCTTGCAATGCACCTGCTAGTTCATTGTCAGCACGAGCTTGCCAATGCCATTACCGGTCGAAAATCCGGCGAACTCGCACGGCTGTTTGCTCAAATCGATATGGGGCGTCAACGTAAGCTAGATGAGGTGTTCAGTGAGTGTCAGGATTCACTCAATGCGCTCGTCTCACCGCCGCTCGTAATAGATTGGCTCGGAACCAAGCTTTATCTGCTTGCCAAATTTTCTGCCAAGTCCAGCGGGCGGCCTATTCGATAG
- a CDS encoding Fur family transcriptional regulator, with product MAVQTRMTKQRKVILEELCKVITHPTADEVYDMVRQRLPRISLGTVYRNLDVLAESGDILKLEHAGSQKRFDGNTNPHAHVRCGICGKVGDVMDVEYIASAEGAVAPGFTIHAAYIEFDGVCDACQTHN from the coding sequence ATGGCTGTACAGACACGTATGACCAAGCAGCGCAAAGTTATTTTAGAAGAGCTCTGCAAGGTTATTACCCATCCAACAGCAGATGAAGTGTACGACATGGTCAGACAGCGGTTGCCGCGCATTAGTCTGGGCACAGTGTATCGTAACCTTGATGTGCTTGCGGAGAGCGGAGATATTCTTAAGCTCGAACACGCAGGATCACAGAAACGGTTTGACGGTAATACAAATCCTCATGCTCATGTTCGTTGTGGCATTTGTGGTAAAGTAGGCGACGTGATGGACGTAGAGTACATCGCTTCTGCTGAGGGTGCTGTTGCGCCCGGTTTTACCATTCATGCAGCGTACATTGAGTTTGATGGTGTATGTGACGCTTGCCAGACTCACAATTAG
- a CDS encoding DUF4340 domain-containing protein: MKRTLLVAIALLLLSAGVVAGVQEYQRTNSSRVSNASWFTQPSEVVEKIDLINNSGHFSFIREKGRWFVLFNGKKCLARQDVIENLFTKLREMPPQNCAEVEPKKILEYRLDNPKIRITLSGEELWHLGVGRAAVSGEVFYARKGNGQVCMITPEVVTLLDQPVATFIDSRLIAVPSSQITKIRMQGESTGTWEIDRSDDGFIFSYPEALVKHAVNQNSAELFIHTLVNGGASCESAGALLGAVADFSISVWQDGDSDPTTIVIFKRDVEKGVYKAKDSRQPDPVELSPELVAQLKVTAFALQEKPIFDVNVGEAVKQKLSRIDGKQVRNITITKTTEGWVDDLTNQELTGMDLFIWRLGEMQYQSLPVRNRPESALLSLSWNIYAAEGLPLVELYFYTDPELPEGVCWVRLQRESVWYPVSSQLLRDLRARLPFNQ; this comes from the coding sequence ATGAAAAGAACACTACTAGTAGCAATTGCTCTGCTCCTCCTTTCTGCCGGAGTCGTAGCAGGAGTACAAGAATATCAGCGCACTAATTCGTCGCGCGTGAGCAATGCTTCTTGGTTTACACAACCCTCTGAGGTTGTAGAGAAGATTGATCTAATAAATAACAGCGGCCATTTTTCTTTTATACGGGAAAAAGGACGCTGGTTTGTTTTGTTTAATGGAAAAAAATGTCTTGCCCGACAAGACGTTATTGAAAATTTATTCACGAAACTACGTGAAATGCCTCCACAAAATTGTGCTGAGGTAGAGCCTAAAAAGATACTCGAATACCGTCTGGACAACCCGAAAATTCGGATTACTTTATCCGGAGAAGAGCTTTGGCATCTCGGAGTTGGACGTGCGGCTGTTAGTGGCGAAGTCTTTTATGCCCGTAAAGGGAACGGTCAGGTCTGCATGATAACTCCGGAAGTTGTCACTTTGCTCGACCAGCCTGTTGCCACTTTTATTGATTCCCGACTGATTGCTGTTCCTTCAAGCCAGATTACTAAAATCCGGATGCAGGGGGAAAGCACAGGAACGTGGGAAATTGACCGTTCTGATGATGGATTTATCTTTTCGTATCCTGAAGCTCTTGTGAAGCATGCGGTAAATCAGAATTCAGCAGAACTGTTTATTCATACGCTCGTAAATGGTGGCGCTTCCTGCGAATCAGCAGGAGCACTGTTGGGAGCTGTGGCCGATTTTTCTATTTCTGTATGGCAAGACGGTGACTCCGACCCCACCACGATCGTTATTTTTAAGCGTGATGTGGAAAAAGGAGTGTACAAAGCAAAGGACAGTCGTCAGCCTGATCCTGTAGAGCTTTCACCGGAACTGGTAGCACAGTTGAAAGTTACTGCCTTTGCCTTGCAGGAAAAGCCTATTTTTGACGTAAATGTCGGCGAAGCGGTTAAGCAGAAGCTTTCCCGTATCGATGGCAAACAAGTACGAAATATTACCATCACGAAGACGACGGAAGGCTGGGTTGATGACCTGACCAACCAAGAACTTACAGGGATGGATTTGTTTATTTGGCGACTTGGAGAGATGCAGTATCAAAGCTTGCCGGTTCGTAACAGACCGGAGAGTGCACTGTTGTCACTGAGTTGGAATATTTATGCAGCGGAAGGCCTTCCGCTTGTAGAATTGTATTTCTATACCGACCCCGAACTTCCAGAAGGAGTTTGCTGGGTACGGTTGCAAAGGGAAAGCGTGTGGTACCCCGTGTCGAGCCAGTTGTTGCGCGACCTGCGGGCACGTCTTCCTTTTAATCAGTAA
- a CDS encoding class I SAM-dependent methyltransferase, translated as MTIWTNENIVEEYRQWVESTAGSLALQSKMRLIVDLISGWPRRGRRFLEVGCATGLMTEMFYHAGFDVTGLDCSPLMLTEAQELLGRRAEFFLGRAEHLPFDDNQFDYVGVGSVLEFVDDPEAVLAEALRVASCGVVVTVYSKWSLYYLLRNRSPSGCVEHRRWLSPFAIDKMLRELVDMGEMTRRSILLGPVSTWKETPVCGWINSRIMPYGLGALSGICIDKNDTKMPIPLKIKKSRAKPAILNACRTNLAARNPTSTFDK; from the coding sequence ATGACCATTTGGACTAATGAAAATATTGTAGAAGAATATAGGCAGTGGGTTGAATCTACGGCAGGCTCCTTGGCTTTGCAGTCTAAAATGCGGCTCATTGTTGATCTCATTTCCGGATGGCCTCGTCGTGGGCGTCGCTTTCTTGAGGTTGGTTGCGCTACCGGATTGATGACAGAAATGTTTTATCATGCGGGCTTTGATGTGACCGGTCTGGATTGTTCTCCACTTATGCTCACAGAAGCCCAAGAGCTTTTGGGAAGACGGGCTGAGTTCTTTTTGGGCAGGGCTGAACATCTTCCGTTTGACGATAATCAATTTGATTACGTAGGCGTCGGCTCTGTACTGGAGTTTGTGGATGATCCGGAAGCTGTTCTTGCTGAAGCGCTCAGGGTTGCCTCCTGCGGCGTTGTGGTAACTGTCTATTCTAAATGGTCATTATATTACTTGTTGCGTAATCGCTCTCCTTCAGGGTGTGTGGAGCACAGGCGCTGGTTGAGTCCTTTTGCCATAGATAAAATGCTTCGCGAGTTGGTTGATATGGGTGAGATGACCCGTCGTTCTATCTTGCTTGGTCCTGTTTCCACATGGAAAGAAACCCCCGTGTGTGGCTGGATTAACTCCAGAATTATGCCTTACGGGCTTGGTGCGCTTTCCGGAATTTGTATCGATAAAAATGATACAAAAATGCCTATTCCTCTCAAGATTAAAAAAAGCAGGGCAAAACCTGCTATTTTGAATGCTTGTCGCACAAACCTTGCCGCTAGAAATCCAACTTCTACTTTTGACAAATAG
- a CDS encoding M23 family metallopeptidase — MLFNRYHVVVFKGNQGHCKKISLHGWFFASILVLILSLSAGNIYLWKYYHQSQTLVQSLADSEKTIFEQNSQILSMVDKLRIVQKDLQRVQQFDTKLRIMINLDKDQGDTASAVGGAKTKDFADNYLPIHRQELLARKIHSFLKDLNTEVRLEEVSQQELIQTFRKNQRLLAATPSIWPTEGWVASPFGPRRSPFTGRKDFHKGIDIANRIGTPIYSTANGRISFTGSGGGYGINLMINHGSGVITRYAHMKRYVVRKGQKVKRGELVGYMGNTGRSTGPHLHYEVKLNGVALNPKKFILN, encoded by the coding sequence ATGCTGTTCAATCGCTACCACGTTGTTGTCTTCAAGGGCAATCAGGGGCATTGCAAAAAAATAAGCCTTCATGGCTGGTTTTTTGCGAGCATCCTCGTTCTTATCCTTTCGTTATCCGCAGGGAATATCTACCTGTGGAAATACTACCATCAATCACAGACATTGGTGCAAAGCCTAGCAGACTCTGAAAAAACTATTTTCGAGCAAAACAGCCAGATCTTAAGTATGGTGGACAAGCTGCGTATCGTCCAGAAGGACCTACAACGCGTACAGCAGTTTGATACAAAACTGCGTATCATGATCAACCTCGACAAAGATCAGGGCGATACTGCTTCTGCTGTAGGCGGAGCCAAAACAAAAGACTTTGCTGACAACTACCTGCCGATACACAGGCAGGAACTTCTGGCTCGTAAAATTCACAGCTTCTTGAAGGATCTCAACACAGAGGTTCGTCTGGAAGAAGTAAGCCAGCAGGAATTGATTCAAACATTCCGCAAAAACCAACGACTGCTTGCCGCAACACCGTCTATCTGGCCTACAGAAGGCTGGGTGGCATCACCGTTCGGACCAAGACGATCTCCGTTTACCGGCCGTAAAGATTTCCATAAAGGGATCGATATCGCCAACCGCATCGGTACTCCGATCTATTCCACAGCGAATGGTCGTATCTCATTCACCGGTTCTGGCGGCGGCTACGGTATCAACCTCATGATCAACCACGGTTCAGGCGTCATCACACGATACGCGCACATGAAACGCTATGTGGTTAGGAAAGGTCAAAAGGTTAAACGCGGTGAACTCGTTGGCTACATGGGCAACACCGGTCGCTCAACAGGCCCCCATCTTCACTACGAAGTGAAGCTGAACGGCGTAGCGCTGAATCCCAAAAAGTTTATCCTGAATTAA
- the hisS gene encoding histidine--tRNA ligase, with protein MSKVKRIKGFADMFSPESDTFTFMETVARDVFSSFGYKELRTPIIERTELFKRTIGDDTDVVQKEMYTFDDRKGRSLTMRPEATAGVMRAYIEGNVNASEQISKLFTFGPMFRYERPQKGRMRQFHQINCECLGPDEPHADAEVILMLMTFLTKIGLKELELEVNSLGCRECRPKYNEALRTFLANLNKEELCEDCRRRMDTNPLRVLDCKVPACKALTENAPTIIEHTCDTCRTHHDKVLSTLRAADVTFTQNDRLVRGLDYYNRTTFEVVSNAIGSQSSVAGGGRYDGLIKQLGGADVPGIGFACGMERLALMLGEREVEQPDFYIAILDENGLEDGLMLAQSLRLAGKKGDVSFASKSMKAQMRQAGKKGARKALILGGEELAAKTVVVKDMETGEQITVSQSELIEHI; from the coding sequence ATGAGTAAAGTAAAAAGAATTAAAGGTTTTGCGGATATGTTCTCTCCGGAGAGCGATACCTTTACCTTTATGGAAACTGTCGCACGCGATGTTTTTAGTAGCTTTGGCTATAAAGAACTGCGTACGCCAATTATTGAGCGTACCGAGCTGTTCAAACGAACCATTGGCGATGATACAGACGTAGTACAGAAAGAAATGTACACTTTTGATGACCGCAAAGGTCGTTCTCTTACTATGCGTCCGGAAGCTACCGCCGGTGTTATGCGTGCGTACATTGAAGGCAATGTGAACGCATCTGAGCAGATTTCAAAGCTCTTCACCTTCGGTCCAATGTTCCGGTACGAACGTCCACAGAAAGGACGTATGCGCCAGTTCCATCAGATCAACTGTGAGTGCCTCGGCCCTGACGAGCCGCATGCGGATGCAGAAGTAATCCTCATGCTCATGACCTTTCTTACAAAGATCGGTCTTAAAGAGCTTGAACTCGAGGTTAACTCCCTTGGTTGTCGTGAGTGTCGTCCTAAATACAACGAAGCGCTGCGCACCTTCCTTGCGAATCTTAATAAAGAAGAGCTTTGCGAAGACTGCCGCCGTCGTATGGACACCAACCCGCTTCGCGTACTCGACTGTAAGGTTCCTGCCTGTAAGGCATTAACTGAGAACGCTCCGACAATTATTGAACACACCTGTGACACCTGCCGTACGCACCACGACAAAGTGCTTTCTACGTTACGTGCCGCTGATGTGACATTTACACAGAATGACCGCCTTGTTCGCGGTCTTGATTACTACAACCGTACCACTTTTGAAGTTGTGTCCAACGCTATCGGCTCTCAGAGCTCTGTAGCGGGTGGTGGCCGTTACGACGGACTCATCAAACAGCTTGGTGGCGCAGATGTTCCAGGTATCGGCTTTGCGTGCGGTATGGAACGTCTTGCTCTCATGCTTGGCGAACGAGAAGTGGAACAGCCTGATTTCTATATTGCTATTCTTGATGAGAACGGCCTTGAAGACGGCCTTATGCTTGCGCAGTCCTTGCGTCTGGCAGGCAAAAAAGGTGATGTAAGCTTTGCTTCTAAATCAATGAAAGCACAGATGCGTCAGGCTGGTAAAAAAGGTGCTCGCAAAGCCCTTATCCTTGGCGGAGAAGAGCTTGCAGCTAAGACTGTTGTAGTGAAAGATATGGAAACCGGTGAGCAGATCACAGTTTCTCAATCCGAACTTATTGAGCATATCTAA